A window of Trichomycterus rosablanca isolate fTriRos1 chromosome 5, fTriRos1.hap1, whole genome shotgun sequence contains these coding sequences:
- the ccnj gene encoding cyclin-J, whose product MELEGQWWKGQLAGDIHHALRYKELMLPVYKSQSPQLNLRRYFADLIAILSNKFRLCPAARHLAVYLLDLFMDRYDISVQQLHMVALSCLLLSSKFEEREDRVPKLDTLNSLGCMSSMNLVLTKQGLLHMELLLLETLNWNLYLPTAAHFIDYYLSVAVSEMDLHDGWPMVCMEKTMLYMNKYADYFLEVSLQDHAFLQFAPSLVAAACVASSRIILRLSPTWPAHLQRLTTYTWEQLLPCVERLLLAHDGDLKEANKQKCNLLQPGSQPVQAMYPPQSQSATVAQFVHRPALQYAQQSCQPVLVSAHAPGAYLSSMQTSIGASQGQSQTIEVPLDAKMSRPFQVNSVYSYTAPCFDR is encoded by the exons ATGGAGCTGGAGGGTCAGTGGTGGAAAGGCCAACTCGCAGGAGATATTCACCATGCCCTGCGTTACAAG GAGCTGATGTTACCTGTCTACAAAAGTCAGTCCCCTCAACTGAACCTTAGGCGTTACTTTGCAGACCTTATAGCTATATTGAGCAACAAGTTCAGGCTGTGTCCAGCAGCAAGACATTTGGCTGTGTATCTGCTGGACCTTTTCATGGACCGCTATGACATCTCTGTGCAGCAGCTTCACATGGTGGCCCTTTCTTGTCTGCTTTTGTCTA GTAAATTTGAGGAGCGAGAAGACAGAGTGCCTAAACTAGATACCCTGAACAGCCTGGGTTGTATGAGTTCCATGAACCTAGTGCTGACTAAACAGGGTCTGTTGCACATGGAACTGCTTCTGCTAGAAACATTAAACTGGAACCTGTACTTACCTACTGCTGCCCACTTCATAGACTACTACCTGTCAGTCGCCGTCAGTGAGATGGACTTGCATGATGGCTGGCCAATGGTGTGCATGGAGAAGACGATGTTATACATGAACAAATATGCTGATTATTTTCTGGAGGTTTCATTACAGG ACCATGCATTTCTACAATTTGCCCCATCACTGGTAGCTGCTGCCTGTGTGGCTTCCTCTAGAATAATCCTCCGTCTGTCCCCAACCTGGCCAGCTCATCTACAACGCCTGACCACCTACACCTGGGAACAGCTGCTGCCCTGTGTGGAGAGACTGCTTCT TGCCCATGATGGAGATTTAAAGGAAGCCAACAAGCAGAAGTGCAATCTCCTGCAGCCTGGTTCACAGCCAGTGCAGGCCATGTATCCACCTCAAAGCCAGAGTGCCACAGTAGCCCAGTTTGTCCACAGGCCAGCGTTGCAGTATGCCCAACAGAGCTGCCAACCTGTTCTGGTCTCAGCCCATGCCCCAGGGGCCTACCTGTCCTCAATGCAGACTTCTATCGGTGCTTCCCAAGGGCAGTCACAGACTATCGAAGTACCACTGGATGCTAAGATGAGCAGACCATTTCAGGTGAACTCGGTGTACTCGTACACAGCGCCATGCTTTGACAGGTGA